The bacterium genome includes a region encoding these proteins:
- a CDS encoding DUF554 domain-containing protein codes for MLGTLLNIAAITAGTGVGLMSRSRIPAKSRDTVLAAMGAVTLVYGVSLGLKSANLLVPLGGLVLGTIIGELMNLQGRLESAGEKLRRRFGGKEPAANSGDPAASISGDAKSRFVDGFVAASVLFCVGPMTVLGSIEDGLGLGFKTLAIKSLLDGVASAAYSAALGIGVWFSVLTVLVIQGGITLGAGFLQPYLGEPVIAEFSACGGYMLVVIGLGLLGAIKARATNMLPGLIITALIVLLLDALGAGWRF; via the coding sequence TCCCGCAAAATCGCGCGACACCGTGCTTGCCGCGATGGGCGCGGTGACGCTTGTTTACGGCGTCTCGCTCGGCCTCAAATCCGCAAACCTGCTTGTCCCGCTGGGCGGGCTGGTGCTGGGAACGATAATCGGCGAGCTTATGAATCTCCAGGGCAGGCTGGAATCCGCGGGCGAAAAGCTCCGGCGGCGGTTCGGAGGAAAGGAGCCGGCCGCCAATTCGGGCGATCCCGCTGCTTCAATTTCCGGCGATGCGAAATCCCGGTTCGTTGACGGATTCGTCGCGGCCAGCGTGCTTTTCTGTGTCGGGCCGATGACTGTGCTCGGCTCGATCGAGGACGGCCTCGGCCTCGGCTTCAAAACGCTCGCAATAAAGTCGCTTCTGGACGGCGTCGCATCGGCGGCGTACAGCGCGGCGCTGGGGATCGGCGTTTGGTTCTCTGTGCTGACCGTGCTCGTCATCCAGGGCGGGATTACTCTCGGCGCGGGATTTCTTCAGCCGTATCTCGGCGAGCCGGTGATCGCGGAATTTTCCGCTTGCGGCGGTTACATGCTGGTCGTGATCGGCTTGGGGCTTTTGGGCGCGATAAAAGCACGCGCGACGAATATGCTGCCGGGATTGATCATCACGGCGCTGATCGTGCTTTTGCTCGACGCGCTCGGCGCCGGCTGGAGGTTCTGA